One segment of Drosophila ananassae strain 14024-0371.13 chromosome 3R, ASM1763931v2, whole genome shotgun sequence DNA contains the following:
- the LOC26514911 gene encoding uncharacterized protein LOC26514911 isoform X1, which yields MRALFLIVGLVLMTSASAYPGSYRNLICNFLNDVATFQRDAYSAAIHSTKSVVTEMINDLSTCEGLQPQMRILKDYLDRGKSISSRSSIEDQQEFLAAFPTNFNLTSKSLESCMHAPPMLGRTILGFVSSAFCEFPELEKRIIKGGNHLKEELDEDMLAQETQLFQLLDNFEKETDRVKRNNLADQISKMENDCL from the exons ATGCGTGCTCTCTTCCTAATTGTTGGCCTGGTGCTGATG ACTAGTGCCAGTGCCTACCCAGGATCGTACAGAAACCTAATCTGCAACTTTCTAAACGATGTGGCCACTTTTCAACGCGATGCCTATAGCGCCGCGATACATTCCACCAAGTCAGTTGTGACGGAAATGATCAACGACCTGTCCACCTGCGAGGGCCTCCAGCCTCAGATGAGGATCCTTAAGGACTATCTGGATCGCGGCAAATCGATTAGTTCCAGGAGCTCTATAGAGGACCAGCAGGAGTTCCTCGCCGCCTTTCCCACCAACTTCAATCTGACCTCAAAGTCCTTAGAGTCCTGCATGCATGCGCCGCCCATGTTGGGTCGCACTATCCTAGGATTCGTGTCCAGCGCCTTCTGCGAGTTCCCCGAACTGGAGAAGAGGATCATCAAGGGCGGAAATCACCTGAAAGAGGAGCTAGATGAGGACATGCTGGCTCAGGAGACTCAGCTGTTCCAGCTACTGGATAACTTTGAGAAGGAGACTGACCGGGTGAAGCGGAATAACTTGGCAGATCAGATCTCTAAAATGGAAAATGACTGTTTATAA
- the LOC26514911 gene encoding uncharacterized protein LOC26514911 isoform X2, protein MKAFLLSFALLTIARCSPLANDQLLICKFFENVQSIQDKLWEEKFHNFKTVLEETISAMKPYPEYSETMTNLQDYLERGVAVTDSSSLQKKIEYLQGCSSLYPNPAIDFTSDKGRRIYKPFQDYELKMMAAYVPFQSKIVSAIEEVKLKVSPETKSDKPDLFTLIDHYPTKSGEQTEAIGFSILALRDQHQCA, encoded by the exons ATGAAGGCCTTTCTCTTAAGTTTTGCATTGTTG ACTATAGCCAGATGTAGCCCTCTTGCCAATGATCAGTTACTTATATGcaagttttttgaaaatgtccaGTCCATCCAAGACAAACTTTGGGAAGAAAAGTTCCATAATTTCAAGACTGTGCTGGAGGAGACAATCTCAGCCATGAAACCTTATCCCGAATACAGTGAAACTATGACCAATCTTCAGGACTACCTCGAGCGAGGAGTGGCTGTTACTGACTCTAGTTCTCTACAGAAAAAGATAGAATATCTGCAGGGTTGTAGTTCCCTTTATCCCAATCCAGCTATAGACTTTACTTCCGACAAGGGGAGAAGGATCTACAAGCCCTTTCAGGACTATGAGCTGAAGATGATGGCCGCCTATGTGCCTTTTCAATCTAAAATAGTATCTGCCATCGAAGAAGTAAAGCTGAAAGTCAGCCCAGAAACTAAGTCAGATAAGCCGGATCTTTTCACACTCATAGACCATTATCCGACAAAGAGCGGGGAGCAGACAGAAGCCATTGGGTTTTCCATTCTAGCCCTCCGAGACCAACATCAGTGTGCCTGA